From the Campylobacter concisus genome, one window contains:
- the proC gene encoding pyrroline-5-carboxylate reductase, with product MKNVKIGFIGGGNMGGAMIEALWRAQCGAANEGRSSVEDERKSSGGSEAQRVENLAQTDKNASSYECEKEAKFEILACARSKNEALRQRFSVKIAASETDLAREADAVVLATKPASYEAILRLIAPELAGKILLLLAPGFDINRARQIVGEGVYIARAMPNIAACIGASATALCFDAGFSEAKKETVREIIAKIGKIYEIDETGFAAFTGIAGSLPAYACAFIEAAADAGVRGGLPRQLCYDAVAAAVEGTARLIQSGKHPAALKDEVCSPAGTTIEGLAALEKGGFRGALMDAVAACIVKARG from the coding sequence ATGAAAAACGTAAAAATAGGCTTCATCGGCGGCGGAAATATGGGCGGCGCGATGATAGAGGCGCTTTGGCGAGCGCAGTGCGGCGCAGCTAACGAGGGGCGAAGCTCGGTCGAGGACGAGCGAAAATCCAGCGGCGGTAGCGAGGCGCAAAGGGTGGAAAATTTAGCGCAAACGGATAAAAACGCGAGCTCGTACGAATGCGAAAAAGAGGCAAAATTTGAAATCCTAGCCTGCGCCAGAAGCAAAAACGAAGCCTTGCGGCAGAGATTTAGCGTAAAAATAGCCGCGAGCGAAACGGATCTAGCGCGCGAAGCGGACGCGGTCGTGCTGGCTACTAAGCCCGCTAGCTACGAGGCTATCTTGCGCCTGATCGCGCCCGAGCTTGCGGGCAAAATTTTGCTTCTTTTGGCGCCGGGTTTTGACATAAATCGCGCTAGGCAAATCGTAGGCGAGGGCGTTTATATCGCTCGCGCGATGCCAAATATCGCCGCTTGCATCGGCGCGTCGGCCACGGCTCTTTGCTTTGACGCTGGATTTAGCGAGGCCAAGAAAGAGACCGTGCGCGAGATAATCGCAAAAATCGGTAAAATTTACGAGATAGACGAGACCGGTTTTGCCGCATTTACGGGCATCGCAGGTAGCCTGCCCGCGTATGCGTGCGCCTTTATCGAGGCTGCGGCCGATGCCGGTGTGCGGGGCGGACTGCCTAGGCAGCTTTGCTACGACGCCGTTGCGGCAGCCGTAGAAGGGACGGCGCGTCTGATCCAAAGCGGCAAGCACCCGGCCGCGCTAAAAGACGAGGTCTGCTCGCCCGCGGGAACCACGATCGAGGGACTTGCCGCGCTTGAAAAGGGCGGATTTCGCGGCGCCTTGATGGATGCCGTCGCCGCTTGCATCGTCAAAGCGCGGGGTTAG
- a CDS encoding tetratricopeptide repeat protein, with product MKNLLFALFATLNLFASEPDLSPLLAADTLEKVKKCKNPDLNATKECVQAGMVAANLKQDYGAAEGLFSLACAKGDGEGCFYLGELYKNNLVKAADKSERETKISAYYKASCVLYEYLPGCLALANFMQEELGDEVQSFAINNTLCNKKYAPGCYNLGWMIERTGGDIGEMMEYYERSCKLGYVGGCERAAWLYEGNFNENRYEQVKKDAKKAKQMRKKACELGNKQSC from the coding sequence ATGAAAAATTTATTATTTGCGCTATTTGCGACGTTAAATTTATTCGCTAGCGAGCCGGACCTTTCGCCATTGTTAGCCGCAGATACGCTAGAAAAGGTCAAAAAATGCAAAAATCCCGACCTAAACGCCACCAAAGAGTGCGTGCAAGCGGGCATGGTAGCGGCAAACTTAAAGCAAGACTACGGCGCGGCGGAGGGGCTATTTAGCCTAGCCTGCGCCAAAGGAGACGGCGAGGGCTGCTTTTATCTGGGCGAACTTTATAAAAATAACCTAGTAAAAGCCGCGGATAAGAGCGAGCGCGAGACCAAGATTAGCGCGTATTACAAGGCTAGCTGCGTCCTTTACGAGTATTTGCCCGGTTGCTTGGCGCTAGCTAATTTCATGCAAGAAGAGCTGGGCGACGAGGTGCAGTCGTTTGCGATAAACAATACCCTATGCAACAAAAAATACGCTCCCGGATGCTACAACTTGGGCTGGATGATAGAGCGAACGGGAGGTGATATAGGCGAGATGATGGAGTATTACGAGCGCTCGTGTAAGCTAGGCTACGTAGGCGGCTGCGAGAGGGCGGCGTGGCTGTACGAGGGAAATTTCAACGAAAACAGATACGAGCAGGTAAAAAAAGACGCGAAAAAGGCAAAGCAAATGCGAAAAAAGGCGTGCGAGCTAGGCAATAAGCAAAGCTGCTAA